The Pseudomonas cucumis sequence GGCGCTGGATTGCCTGATGGTGCGTCTGTTCGATGAAATCAGCGAAGCCAACATGCCATGGATGCTCGCCGCCAGCGAGCGTCTGCGAGAAGCGTTCGCCAGCCATTTGATCGATCTGGTGCCGTCCTACACGACCTTGATGGTGCATTACGATTTGCTGGCACTGAATCCGGTCCAGGCGCGGGAATTGATCGCTGAAGCCTTGATTGATCTGTCGCCCAACGCTCGGGCCGGCGGTAAATGCCATGTGTTGCCGGTCTGGTACGACCTGAGCGTGGGCCCGGAACTGACTTTGCTGTCTCAGCGCAGTGGAATAACGATAGAAGAAGTGATCCGTCGCCACAGCGAACACGAGTATCAGGTGTTCGCATTGGGCTTCGCACCGGGGTTCGCCTTCATGGGATTGGTGGAAGAAGTGTTGGCCGCACCGCGCCTGAGTACTCCTCGCAAAAAAGTCGCCGCCGGCAGTGTCGGTATCGCCGAACGCCAGACGGCGGCTTATCCGGTGGTGTCCCCCGGCGGCTGGAACCTGATTGGCCGTACCCCGGCCAAATTGTTCGACCGCGAGCGCGACGGCTACAGCCTGATGCAACCGGGTGACACCGTGTGCTTCGAAGCGGTCAGCCATGCCGAGTTCATCAATCTGGGCGGTGATGACACGCCGTTGGAGGCCTTGGCATGAGCCGACTGACGATTGAAGCAAGTACGCCCTTGTGTCTGTTGCAGGATGCCGGGCGATTTGGTGTACGGCATCTGGGCGTGACCCAGGGCGGCGGGCTGGATTGGCGATCGATGTCGTGGGCCAATTGGCTGCTGGGCAATGGGCTGGATGCGCCGGTGATCGAAATCACCCTCGGCGGGTTCAGCGTGGTGGCCGAGGACGATTGCTTATTGGCATTGGCTGGCGCCGATCTTGGGGCGCAGATTGACGGCCAGGCCTTGGCGCCGTGGCGCAGTTTCAAACTGGGTAAAGGTCAGCGCTTGCAATTCAGGCAACCGCTGCTCGGCGCTCGGGCGTACCTCGCCGCACCGGGCGGGTTTGATGCGCCGAAGGTGCTGGGCAGCACTGCAACGGTGGTGCGTGAGGAACTCGGCGGCCTCGACGGTATGGGGCGGGCGTTGGCCAAAGGTGCCTCGTTGAAGTACTCCACCGAGGCGCCACTGCTGGTACGGGAGCTGCCGCGCGAGCACGTTCCGGACTTCAAACTCGATGCGCCTCTGGACCTGGTGCTCGGTGCACAGATCGGTGAGTTCAGCGGGCAAAGTCTGTACGACGTGTTCAACAGCGTCTGGACCCTCGACAGCCGTGCCGACCGCATGGGCATTCGTCTGTTGGGAACGGCGTTGCAGTATCAGGGCAAGCCGATGATTTCCGAAGGCATCCCGCTGGGCGCGGTTCAGGTGCCACCGGATGGGCAGCCAATTGTGCTGCTCAATGATCGGCAGACCATTGGTGGGTATCCGCGGTTGGGGGCGTTGACGCCATTGGCATTGGCGCGATTGGCGCAGTGTTTGCCGGGGGCGAAGGTGCGGTTGAAACCGGTGGTGCAGGACGTGGCGCATCGGGAACACGTCGAGTATTTGCGGCGGTTTTCAGGCTGCTAAAAGCTTCGCGGGCAAGCCCGCTCCCACAGGGTACGTGGTGCTCACAAATGTGTGAACAATGCTAATCCTTGTGGGAGCGGGCTTGCCCGCGATGGCGTCAGTCCAGACAACAGAGATTACTTGGACAAAAACCGCATCCCTTCCTCCAACCCCCGCAACGTCAGCGGATACATCTGATCATCAATCAAATCCCGCACAATATTGGTCGATGAGGTATAGCCCCAGGTGTCTTTCGGGTACGGGTTGATCCAGATGAGCTTCTTGTACTTTTCCTTGAAGCGCTGCATCCACACGTAACCGGCTTCTTCGTTCCAGTGCTCGACGCTGCCACCGGCCTGGGTGATTTCATAGGGCGCCATCGCGGCGTCGCCGATGAAGATCACTTTGTAGTCGGCGCCGTACTTGTGCAGCAGGTCCTGGGTGGCGGTGCGCTCCGAAGTGCGGCGCATGTTGTTCTTCCACACCGATTCATAAATGAAGTTGTGGAAATAGAAGTACTCCAGGTGCTTGAACTCGGTCTTGCAGGCCGAGAACAGCTCTTCGCAGATCTTCACGTGGGCGTCCATCGAGCCGCCGATGTCGAACAGCAGTAACAACTTGACGGTGTTGCGGCGCTCCGGACGCATCTGGATGTTCAGCAGCCCGGCATCGCGCGCGGTGTGGTCGATGGTGCCGTCGATGTCCAGTTCTTCCGCCGCGCCCTGACGGGCGAATTTACGCAAGCGACGCAGGGCGACCTTGATGTTGCGCGTGCCCAGTTCCACCGAATCGTCGAGGTTCTTGTACTCGCGCTGATCCCAGACTTTCACCGCTTTGCCCTGGCGCTTACCGGCATCGCCGACCCGAATGCCTTCCGGGTTGAAACCGCCGGAACCGAACGGGCTGGTGCCGCCGGTGCCGATCCATTTGTTGCCGCCGGCGTGGCGTTCTTTCTGTTCTTCGAGGCGTTTCTTGAACTCTTCGATCAGCTTGTCCAGGCCACCAAGGGACTGGATCGCGGCCCGTTCTTCATCGCTCAGGGAGCGTTCGAATTCCTTGCGCAACCAGTCTTCGGGAATCAAGGCCTGAAGGTGGTCGTCGAGTTTTTCCAGGCCATTGAAGTAAGCACCGAAGGCTCGGTCGAACTTGTCGAAATGCTTTTCGTCCTTCACCAGGATCGTCCGGGACAGGTAATAGAACTCGTCCATGTCGGCGAAGGTCACGCGCTGTTTCAGCGCGTTGATCAGGTCCAGCAGCTCGCGCACCGAGACCGGCACCTTGGCTGCACGCATTTCATTGAACAGGTTGAGCAGCATGGCATCAGCCTCTTAGCGGGTGCCGCGACGGCTCATGAACGCCAGACGCTCAAGCAATTGCACGTCCTGTTCGTTCTTGACCAAAGCACCGGCCAGCGGCGGGATCGCCTTGGTCGGATCGCGTTCGCGCAGCACGGCTTCGCCGATGTTGTCGGCCATCAGCAGCTTCAGCCAGTCCACCAGTTCGGAGGTCGATGGCTTTTTCTTAAGGCCCGGCACCTTGCGCACGTCGAAGAACACGTCCAGCGCTTCGCTGACCAGGTCTTTCTTGATGTTCGGATAATGCACGTCGACGATCCGTTGCATCGTGACGCGATCCGGGAAGGCGATGTAGTGGAAGAAGCAGCGGCGCAGGAAGGCGTCCGGCAGCTCTTTCTCGTTGTTGGAGGTAATGATGATGATCGGGCGCTTCTTGGCCTTGATGGTCTCGTCGATCTCGTAAACGTAGAACTCCATCTTGTCGAGTTCTTGCAGCAGGTCGTTCGGGAACTCGATGTCGGCTTTGTCGATTTCGTCGATCAGCAGAATCACCCGCTCTTCGGACTCGAAAGCTTCCCAGAGCTTGCCCTTTTTCAGGTAGTTGCGAACGTCGTGGACCTTCTCCGTACCCAACTGCGAGTCCCGCAGGCGACTGACCGCGTCATACTCGTACAAACCTTGATGTGCCTTGGTGGTGGACTTGATGTGCCAGGTAATCAACTTGGCGCCGAAGGACTCGGCCAGTTGCTCGGCGAGCATGGTCTTGCCGGTGCCCGGTTCGCCCTTGACCAGCAGTGGCCGTTCCAGAGTGATGGCGGCGTTGACCGCCAGCTTCAGGTCATCGGTGGCGACGTAGGCCTGGGTGCCTTCGAACTTCATCTGCTAATCCTCGAACGGTAACGCCGACCTGAACGAGGCAGGGCGGGGCGCAATAAATTGTCAGGCTCGACTATAACGCGCTGCCCGGTCGACTGTGAACGCAGACGACTTATTCAGTCTCTGAATGGGGCGTCACATCTTGACTCAGTCCGTATCCGGCTTGGGTCGTTCGTACTGGGCATTGAACGCCTGAATGAAACCATTACGTAAAATCTGCAAAAACGCCTCGAATGCGCTGATATCTTTCTGATGCACGCTGCCTCTGAGCTGGACGCGCGTCGCGAACTGGTTTTTCGGTTGATTCTTCAACACATTCTCGGTGCCACCGACGAGTGCTTCCCAGATGGAGCGAAAAATCCCTTTGTCTTTGTTCTCCACGTCCTGTTGCCAATTGAACACATCGACGTCCCGCAATAGCGGCTTGATGTAGCCAGTGAGTTGGCCCTTGTTGGCTTCGGCTTCAATAACCACGTCACCATGGCCGGAATTGAAGTCGAACTTGCCGTAAGCCGAGGCGAAGTCATTCATGCGTTTGAGTTCAAGGTTCCTGGCGCGCAGGCGGAATTCGAAGTCTTCGAAATTGCTGAATGGATCAAAGGTCGCCAGGGTTTCCAGTGGTGCATGCCCCAGCAACAGCGCCTTGCCTTCGAAACGGGCGTCGCGTTTGCCTTTGGTGTCGACCACATTGGTCAGGTTGTAAATGCTGGCATTAACCTGGGTGGCATTCATGTTTACGGGTGGTTTTGAATTGAAGTTTCGAAAGGTGACCCGCCCGTCGTTGATCCGCACCTCGTTCAGGGTAATCGGCATCAATTTTTCTAATTGCGCCCGCCAGTCAGTGCCCTCACCGGTCTGGGAGTTTTTCTTGTTGGCGCCACCATCGACGAAGTTCACCTCGGGTTTGTCGAACTGGGCCTCGCCCACCACGGCATGGTCGTACCAGAGTGAATGCCAACTGACGGAAAGGTCAATCAATGGCGCGTCGACGAAAGGCACGGGGACCTTGCCATTAACCTTGACGATTTTCAGTCCATTGATTTTGTAGGCGCCGCGCCACAGGGCCAGGTCTACATCGGTAATCTGCCCGCGATAGTCACCCATGTTCGCCAATCTCTCGTTGAGGTAATCGCGCACCATGTAGGGCAGGGCAATGTGCAGGGCAACCAGCAGCACAACAAGGCCGGCGAGGGTCCACAGGGGCCAACTGTATCGACGCTTCATGACGGCAAATCTCTGGCGGTATAAAGCGATTGACTGCGGGGCTAAGCGGACGTTCGACTGACTGGACGACCACGGGTAACAGGCATACCTTGGACAGCTAATTCAACGCTGTATAAGGACCCAGCCATGAGCCGTATTTATGCTGACAACGCCCATTCCATTGGCAATACGCCGCTGGTGCAGATCAACCGTATCGCCCCGCGCGGTGTCACCATCCTGGCCAAGATCGAAGGGCGCAACCCCGGTTATTCGGTCAAGTGCCGGATCGGCGCGAACATGATCTGGGAGGCCGAAAGCAGCGGTAAACTCAAGCCCGGCATGACCATCATCGAACCGACTTCGGGCAATACCGGCATCGGCCTGGCGTTCGTTGCCGCCGCCCGCGGTTATCGACTGGTATTGACCATGCCCGCATCCATGAGCATCGAGCGACGCAAAGTGCTCAAAGCCCTTGGCGCCGAACTGGTGTTGACGGAACCGGCCAAAGGCATGAAAGGCGCGATCGAGAAGGCCGCCGAAATCCTCGCCAGTGATCCATCGACCTACTACATGCCGGCGCAGTTCGAAAACCCGGCCAACCCGGCCATCCACGAAAAAACCACCGGGCCGGAAATCTGGAATGACACCGACGGCGCCGTCGACGTACTGGTGGCAGGCGTCGGGACAGGTGGAACCATTACCGGAGTTTCGCGGTATATCAAGAAAACCCAGGGCAAGCCGATAATCTCGGTGGCAGTGGAGCCTCTGGTGTCTCCAGTGATAACCCAGACAATCGCCGGGGAAGAGATCAAACCGAGCCCTCACAAAATCCAAGGCATCGGCGCTGGTTTTGTGCCGAAGAACCTGGACCTGTCGATGGTCGACCGGGTCGAACTGGTCAGCGACGATGAGTCCAAGGCGATGGCCCTGCGCCTGATGCAGGAAGAAGGGATTTTGAGCGGTATCTCGTGCGGTGCCGCCATGGCGGTGGCTGTGCGGTTGGCGGAAACCCCGGAAATGCAGGGCAAGACTATCGTGGTGATCCTGCCCGATTCTGGCGAGCGCTACCTGTCGAGCATGCTGTTCAGTGATTTGTTCACCGAACAGGAGAATAAACAGTAGGAGCTGCCGAAGGTTCGGGCCGCGTTCGGACGATCTTTTGAATCTTGCTTTTGATTCTCGTATGAAAGGGGGGCTGATTCAGGTCAGCCCCCGTTCAGGTACCTTGTGCTAATAAGTGTTTATTGCGAAATCCTTAACACTGAATGTGAGTTATGCGGGTTTTTCCCGAGGCCGTTAGTGTGGATCATGGCCGACTGCCACGTCGGGTAAATGGCGTTGTGCAAAGTTACTACTATCAAGGAGTTGTAGATGAGCTTTTCCTTTGTCGCGAAGGCTTCGGTGCTGTTGCTGTTCCTCGGCAGCACGCTCTATGTGCACTTGCGTGGCAAGGCGCGTTTGCCGGTTTTGCGTCAGTTCGTCAATCACTCGGCCTTGTTTGCACCCTATAACGCCCTGATGTACCTGTTCTCCAGCGTGCCATCCAGACCCTACCTGGACCGCAGCAAGTTCCCCGAACTGGATGTGCTCAAGGACAATTGGGAAGTTATTCGCGACGAAGCCATGCACTTGTTTGACGAGGGTTTTATTCGCGCCGCCGAAAAGAACAACGACGCCGGTTTCGGCTCGTTCTTCAAAAAGGGTTGGAAGCGTTTCTACCTCAAGTGGTACGACAAACCGCTGCCATCGGCCGAAGCCTTGTGCCCGAAAACCGTGGCGTTGGTCAGCAGTATTCCCAACGTCAAAGGCGCCATGTTCGCGCTGCTGCCCGGAGGCAGTCACCTCAACCCGCATCGCGACCCGTTCGCCGGTTCCCTGCGTTATCACCTAGGGCTGTCGACACCGAACTCCGATCATTGCCGCATCTTCGTCGACGGTCAGGTTTATGCCTGGCGTGATGGGGAAGATGTGATGTTCGATGAAACCTACGTGCACTGGGTCAAGAATGAAACTGAGCAAACCCGGGTCATCCTGTTTTGCGACATCGAGCGACCGATGAGCAATCGCCTCATGACCCATGTCAACCGCTGGATCAGTGGCTTGCTGGGGCGCGCCACTGCCCCCCAGAACCTTGATGATGAACGCGTTGGCGGGATCAACCAGGTCTATGCCTGGAGCAAGCGCTTCACCGACAAATTCAGCGGTATGGTCAAACAATGGAAGCGTCGTAATCCCAAGGCCTACCGCGTACTGCGGCCGGTGCTGGCGGTGGTGGTGTTGACCTTGTTGGGGTATTGGCTGTTTGGTTGAGGCCTGATGCCTGTTTCCTGGGTTCTTCCGTCAAGTCATTGCAATCCCTGTCGAGCGCTGGTTATAGTCGGCGCTCTGTGGTTTCCTGAACCACCTTTCACCCATCTAAAAAGATCAGCCCATGCCAGCTTCCTCCATCAAAGCGGTAGTCGATTCAGCGGTCAACGCTGGCGTCGTGCCGTGCGGGGATCAGCAGCCTGCGCAGATCAGTCATTACCCTCCACCTGTCAGTAGCACGCCGGTGTGCGCAGTCGTATCACCGCCGGGCGTTGGCTTTTCGGGCTGATCAGCTTTTCTCTGCTGTTCCCATGCCCGTCTGAAAAAGCGCCTGAAAAAACTACTGAATTTCAGCTTCGGCTGAGTTGGCTTTTTGCCTGACTACAGGTGGTATTCATGTTTGTCCTTTCGAAAAAATCCGCGCTCGCGGCGGCGTCCACGAGCCTGTTCATTTTGCTGTGGAGCAGCGGGGCGATTTTCTCCAAATGGGGCTTGGCCCACGCGTCGCCTTTTGCTTTTCTGCTGGTTCGCTTCGCCATTGCCTTGTGCGGGCTGGTGTTGTTGATGCCGTTGCTCAAGCTGAAATTGCCCAAGAGCGGCAAGCCGATGTTGTATGCGATGGCCACGGGTGTGGTGTTGCTGGGGGCTTATCAGATTTTCTATCTGCTGGCCCTCAACCTGAACGTCACGCCGGGAATGATGGCAACCATCATGGGCGTGCAACCGATTCTCACCGTGGTGATCATGGAGCGGCACCGATCAATAAGCCGGATGTTCGGTCTGGCGCTAGGCTTGGCCGGGTTGATCATGGTGGTTTACCAGGGCATCGGTCTGGCCGGCATGTCGTTGGCCGGCATGCTCTTCGGTCTGTTGGCGCTGGCGAGCATGACCTTCGGCTCGATCATGCAGAAGCGTATTACCGACAATCCTCTCGGCACACTACCGGTGCAGTACCTTGCCGGGCTGTTGCTCTGCGGGATATTTGTGCCGTTCCAGCCGATTCACGTCGAACACAGCATTGGGTTCATTGTGCCGGTGTTGTGGATGGGGTTGGTGGTATCAGTGCTGGCGACGCTGCTGCTGTATCGACTGATCGCCCGGGGCAATCTGGTGAATGTCACCAGTCTGTTTTATCTGGTGCCGGCGGTGACGGCGGTCATGGACTACCTGATTTTTGGCAATCGCCTGGCAGCATTGAGCATGCTCGGCATGCTGCTGATCATCATTGGTCTGGTATTCGTCTTCCGTAAATCTGCTTGATTCAAACAAGGCCCGGAGCATTGCTTCGGGCCCCGTTCCCACATTGGATCTTCGTCGTGACACCGATCCATTGTGGGAGCGAGCTTGCTCGCGATGGCATTGTCAACAGCACTACCTGGCAACCACTTCAACCGGTTTCACCACCGCCCGCTTCAACACTAACCACAACGCCACCGCAATCAACACTCCGCCATAAAGGTGCGCCATCGACAGCGGCTCATCCAGCAACAGCGCCCCCCACAACACCCCGAACGGCGGGATCATGAAGGTCACGGTCATCGACTTCACCGGGCCGATCGAGCTGAGCAAGCGGAAGTAAATGATGTAGGCAAAGGCGGTGCAGCCCAAACCCAACCCCAGCAATGACAGCCAGACACTCCAGCCGCCCCAGCTCGCCGGTGGCTGGCTGATCACGCTGTAGCCGAACAGCGGCAGCAAAAACAAGGTCGCGCCGAGCATGCTGCCCAAGGCCGAAAGGCGACTGTCGAGGCCACCGGCATGGTCGAGCCAGCGTCGGGCGAGGAATCCGGCAAAGCCATAGCAGGTGGTGGCCATCAGGCACGCCAGTGCGCCCATCAGCAGTTCCATGTTGAACGCCACCGGCCCGGCCCGGGTGAGGATGCCGACACCGAACAGGCCGAGAAATACCCCGCCCAACTTGGCGGCGGTGAGTTTTTCATGGAAGAACAGGCCGCCAATCAACACCCCCATCAAAGGCGTGGTGGCGTTGAAAATCGCCGAGTAACCGGCCGGCAGCACTTGAGCCGCTACGGAATAGAGCGTTGCTGGAATCCCTGAGTTAATCACCCCGAGCATCATCACTGTCTTGAGTTTGCCTTTGAAATCCCAGCTGATACGCATCAGGCCAAGGATCACCAGCAGCCCGACGGCGGCAATCGACACGCGAAAAAAAGCAGTGGGGATTGTGCCAATCACTGGGGCAATCACGCGCATGAACAGAAAGCTCGCCCCCCAAATGGCGGCAAGTGACAACATACGCAGGATATCGACGGGGTTCACAGCACTTTCCTTCCTTGATTGGCGCGCAAGTGTCGCGCCAGTCAGGACACAAGGCAATGGTTGCGTTGCATAACACAGGGCCACTAAGCTCAGGCTCCAACGACAAGAACAGCCGCCGAGGTTTTACCTATGCCGCAGCAATGGCCAGCCGCCGACATCGCCCGAATGATCCTCGATGGCTTTGACGATTACCGCGAGCATTTCCGTCAGATCACCGACGGCGCCCGAGCCCGCTTCGAGCAGGCCCAATGGCAGGAAACGCAAGTCGCGTCGGCGGCGCGAATCAACCTCTATGAAGAAAAGGTCGGCGAAACGGTAGGGCGCTTGCAGGCGTCGTTCGCGACCGATGTGCTGATGGATGTCAGCAACTGGCCGCTGGTCAAAAGCGCTTACATCAGCCTGATCGACCTGCGCTTCGACGATGAACTGTCCGAGACCTGGTACAACTCGATTTTCTGCGGGCTGTTCAGCCACGACCTGATCAGCGACGGCTGCATGTTCATCCACACCACGCGGCCGAGCCTGCGCCGTGCCCGGGCCGCGCAAACACGCATCTACAAGCCTCAGGGGCAGTTGTCTGGCATGCTCACGAGCATCTTTGCCGACTACCGCTTCAGCGAAGATTACGCCGACCTTTCTGGAGACCTGCGTCGCCTCGAAGCGCAGTTGCGCGAGAACCTGCCGGACTGGGTCTGCAAGGACCCGGAGCTGAGCGTCGAGCTGTTTTCCTCGGTGCTTTACCGCAACAAGGGTGCGTACCTGGTGGGGCGCATTTACACCCCCGACGAGCAATGGCCGCTAGTGATTCCGCTACTGCACCGCGAAGGGCGGGGCATCCAGATCGATGCGCTGATCACCGACGAAGCGGAGGTGTCGATCATCTTCTCCTTCACCCGGTCGTACTTCATGGTCGATGTGCCAGTGCCGGCGGAGTTTGTTGGTTTTCTGAAACGCATCCTGCCGGGCAAGCACATCGCCGAGCTGTACACCTCGATCGGCTTCTACAAGCATGGCAAGTCCGAGTTTTACCGGGCGCTGATCAATCACCTGGCCAACACCGACGATCAGTTCATCATGGCCCCCGGCGTGCGCGGCATGGTCATGAGCGTGTTTACCCTGCCGGGCTTCAACACCGTCTTCAAGATCATCAAGGACCGCTTCTCGCCGTCGAAAAACGTCGATCGCGCCACGGTGATCGAAAAGTATCGCCTGGTGAAAAGCGTCGACCGGGTCGGGCGCATGGCCGACACCCAGGAGTTCGCCGACTTCCGTTTTCCGTTGAGCAAGTTCGAGCCGGCATGCCTGGAAGAATTGCTCGAAGTGGCCGCGTCCACGGTATCGCTGGAAGGTGACACGGTGCTGATTCGCCACTGCTGGACCGAACGCCGGATGACGCCGTTGAACCTTTATCTGGAACACGCCAACGAGGCGCAGGTGCGCGAGGC is a genomic window containing:
- the pxpB gene encoding 5-oxoprolinase subunit PxpB, whose translation is MNPRVEVVALDCLMVRLFDEISEANMPWMLAASERLREAFASHLIDLVPSYTTLMVHYDLLALNPVQARELIAEALIDLSPNARAGGKCHVLPVWYDLSVGPELTLLSQRSGITIEEVIRRHSEHEYQVFALGFAPGFAFMGLVEEVLAAPRLSTPRKKVAAGSVGIAERQTAAYPVVSPGGWNLIGRTPAKLFDRERDGYSLMQPGDTVCFEAVSHAEFINLGGDDTPLEALA
- a CDS encoding aspartyl/asparaginyl beta-hydroxylase domain-containing protein gives rise to the protein MSFSFVAKASVLLLFLGSTLYVHLRGKARLPVLRQFVNHSALFAPYNALMYLFSSVPSRPYLDRSKFPELDVLKDNWEVIRDEAMHLFDEGFIRAAEKNNDAGFGSFFKKGWKRFYLKWYDKPLPSAEALCPKTVALVSSIPNVKGAMFALLPGGSHLNPHRDPFAGSLRYHLGLSTPNSDHCRIFVDGQVYAWRDGEDVMFDETYVHWVKNETEQTRVILFCDIERPMSNRLMTHVNRWISGLLGRATAPQNLDDERVGGINQVYAWSKRFTDKFSGMVKQWKRRNPKAYRVLRPVLAVVVLTLLGYWLFG
- the cysK gene encoding cysteine synthase A; the protein is MSRIYADNAHSIGNTPLVQINRIAPRGVTILAKIEGRNPGYSVKCRIGANMIWEAESSGKLKPGMTIIEPTSGNTGIGLAFVAAARGYRLVLTMPASMSIERRKVLKALGAELVLTEPAKGMKGAIEKAAEILASDPSTYYMPAQFENPANPAIHEKTTGPEIWNDTDGAVDVLVAGVGTGGTITGVSRYIKKTQGKPIISVAVEPLVSPVITQTIAGEEIKPSPHKIQGIGAGFVPKNLDLSMVDRVELVSDDESKAMALRLMQEEGILSGISCGAAMAVAVRLAETPEMQGKTIVVILPDSGERYLSSMLFSDLFTEQENKQ
- the aceK gene encoding bifunctional isocitrate dehydrogenase kinase/phosphatase; the encoded protein is MPQQWPAADIARMILDGFDDYREHFRQITDGARARFEQAQWQETQVASAARINLYEEKVGETVGRLQASFATDVLMDVSNWPLVKSAYISLIDLRFDDELSETWYNSIFCGLFSHDLISDGCMFIHTTRPSLRRARAAQTRIYKPQGQLSGMLTSIFADYRFSEDYADLSGDLRRLEAQLRENLPDWVCKDPELSVELFSSVLYRNKGAYLVGRIYTPDEQWPLVIPLLHREGRGIQIDALITDEAEVSIIFSFTRSYFMVDVPVPAEFVGFLKRILPGKHIAELYTSIGFYKHGKSEFYRALINHLANTDDQFIMAPGVRGMVMSVFTLPGFNTVFKIIKDRFSPSKNVDRATVIEKYRLVKSVDRVGRMADTQEFADFRFPLSKFEPACLEELLEVAASTVSLEGDTVLIRHCWTERRMTPLNLYLEHANEAQVREALEDYGLAIKQLAAANIFPGDMLLKNFGVTRHGRVVFYDYDEICFLTEANFRHIPQPRTPEDEMASEPWYSIGPLDVFPEEFPPFLFADSGQRKLFDQLHGELYNADYWKSLQEAIRAGKVIDVFPYRRKGLDNE
- a CDS encoding vWA domain-containing protein; protein product: MLLNLFNEMRAAKVPVSVRELLDLINALKQRVTFADMDEFYYLSRTILVKDEKHFDKFDRAFGAYFNGLEKLDDHLQALIPEDWLRKEFERSLSDEERAAIQSLGGLDKLIEEFKKRLEEQKERHAGGNKWIGTGGTSPFGSGGFNPEGIRVGDAGKRQGKAVKVWDQREYKNLDDSVELGTRNIKVALRRLRKFARQGAAEELDIDGTIDHTARDAGLLNIQMRPERRNTVKLLLLFDIGGSMDAHVKICEELFSACKTEFKHLEYFYFHNFIYESVWKNNMRRTSERTATQDLLHKYGADYKVIFIGDAAMAPYEITQAGGSVEHWNEEAGYVWMQRFKEKYKKLIWINPYPKDTWGYTSSTNIVRDLIDDQMYPLTLRGLEEGMRFLSK
- a CDS encoding DMT family transporter — protein: MFVLSKKSALAAASTSLFILLWSSGAIFSKWGLAHASPFAFLLVRFAIALCGLVLLMPLLKLKLPKSGKPMLYAMATGVVLLGAYQIFYLLALNLNVTPGMMATIMGVQPILTVVIMERHRSISRMFGLALGLAGLIMVVYQGIGLAGMSLAGMLFGLLALASMTFGSIMQKRITDNPLGTLPVQYLAGLLLCGIFVPFQPIHVEHSIGFIVPVLWMGLVVSVLATLLLYRLIARGNLVNVTSLFYLVPAVTAVMDYLIFGNRLAALSMLGMLLIIIGLVFVFRKSA
- a CDS encoding 5-oxoprolinase subunit C family protein; protein product: MSRLTIEASTPLCLLQDAGRFGVRHLGVTQGGGLDWRSMSWANWLLGNGLDAPVIEITLGGFSVVAEDDCLLALAGADLGAQIDGQALAPWRSFKLGKGQRLQFRQPLLGARAYLAAPGGFDAPKVLGSTATVVREELGGLDGMGRALAKGASLKYSTEAPLLVRELPREHVPDFKLDAPLDLVLGAQIGEFSGQSLYDVFNSVWTLDSRADRMGIRLLGTALQYQGKPMISEGIPLGAVQVPPDGQPIVLLNDRQTIGGYPRLGALTPLALARLAQCLPGAKVRLKPVVQDVAHREHVEYLRRFSGC
- a CDS encoding AAA family ATPase; this encodes MKFEGTQAYVATDDLKLAVNAAITLERPLLVKGEPGTGKTMLAEQLAESFGAKLITWHIKSTTKAHQGLYEYDAVSRLRDSQLGTEKVHDVRNYLKKGKLWEAFESEERVILLIDEIDKADIEFPNDLLQELDKMEFYVYEIDETIKAKKRPIIIITSNNEKELPDAFLRRCFFHYIAFPDRVTMQRIVDVHYPNIKKDLVSEALDVFFDVRKVPGLKKKPSTSELVDWLKLLMADNIGEAVLRERDPTKAIPPLAGALVKNEQDVQLLERLAFMSRRGTR
- a CDS encoding DMT family transporter, coding for MNPVDILRMLSLAAIWGASFLFMRVIAPVIGTIPTAFFRVSIAAVGLLVILGLMRISWDFKGKLKTVMMLGVINSGIPATLYSVAAQVLPAGYSAIFNATTPLMGVLIGGLFFHEKLTAAKLGGVFLGLFGVGILTRAGPVAFNMELLMGALACLMATTCYGFAGFLARRWLDHAGGLDSRLSALGSMLGATLFLLPLFGYSVISQPPASWGGWSVWLSLLGLGLGCTAFAYIIYFRLLSSIGPVKSMTVTFMIPPFGVLWGALLLDEPLSMAHLYGGVLIAVALWLVLKRAVVKPVEVVAR
- a CDS encoding DUF748 domain-containing protein, coding for MKRRYSWPLWTLAGLVVLLVALHIALPYMVRDYLNERLANMGDYRGQITDVDLALWRGAYKINGLKIVKVNGKVPVPFVDAPLIDLSVSWHSLWYDHAVVGEAQFDKPEVNFVDGGANKKNSQTGEGTDWRAQLEKLMPITLNEVRINDGRVTFRNFNSKPPVNMNATQVNASIYNLTNVVDTKGKRDARFEGKALLLGHAPLETLATFDPFSNFEDFEFRLRARNLELKRMNDFASAYGKFDFNSGHGDVVIEAEANKGQLTGYIKPLLRDVDVFNWQQDVENKDKGIFRSIWEALVGGTENVLKNQPKNQFATRVQLRGSVHQKDISAFEAFLQILRNGFIQAFNAQYERPKPDTD